Sequence from the Symbiopectobacterium purcellii genome:
TCTATGAGAAAAATGGCCTTAGAAAAATCTGCTGCAACGCACATCGCTTCTCCTTTAAGATCAGACAAGTTGCTTTACCAAGTAATGTCTTGAAAATTTCAGAGAAAACCCATCAAGGCTGCCATATTCCGAATAGCCCAGTTTTATATAAAACCCACGCGCCTGAAAGCTGAATGTATCAACATAAGAAAAATGACAACCTCTCTCTATCGCCTCACGCTCAGCCATTTGCATCAATTCTCGTCCGACGCCGTTTCTTTGATATTCAGCCGCAACCCAAAGGTATTGAATATCTAATCCACCCCACCATGTTCTGGCAATTATTCCGCCCTTTATGTCCCCTGATTCATCTTTAAGCGTGATTCTCAACGGTTGAATATCAGCGGGTGCAAAATGGTCATTATGTTTCCACAAACCATCAAGTATCTGTTTCTCTTCATTTTCATCAGGTGTGCTATGTAATTGATAATTCATCGTCCCCCCTGCAGTTGCTAATAATTCACATAATTCACTGAATGAATCTTAACGGCGTAAAACTATCCAATGTTTAAATAAATATAAAATGTCGACCAGTCACTAATGCCTTCAAAGGGTTCAACATGCAAGGAATAGTTAGCGGCATTGACGCCAATCCGTCTCATCTAATTTACCCGCGCTGAGCAGACCGCTAAGTCGTCAAAGAAAAGTAGCTATTTTACGCAGTAAAGACCGTACTCAGATAATATTCCTTTTTGTTTCTCAATGACTACCATAAATACTCTATAACCTTTCATAACCTTTCATAACCTTATGATTAGGTATTTTTTTTGCACTGTAGTTTTCATCAGTTGAACATGTAATTAATCATTGGCATCATTACGATGATAACTATTTCAATGAGTGTCATCTTCAATTAATGATGAAACACCAGGGGAAATAATAGCGCATTAGTGGCAATGCCAATATGTTATTATTTACAAGAAAATATGGACTTGGTTGCCCAGTGAACCCTTTATCTTTAACAGTGAAGGGATAATAACGCCAAGGTAATACTCAATCACCGCGAGGAACTCCCCTCTTGCCCACTCATAACCGTGTTTTAGCCAGCAACAGCAAGAGCACATAGGCCAACACGGTATAAGCAACACCCCGGTGGAGAACGGCATTGCGATAGCAACTGCATATCGACGAAAGGAGGCCCGTCGTGCACTCATCGTCACGCTGGCTGCCGATAAAACAGTGCAAACAGCGCATTGAGACGGGTAGTGTACGCAAAGCAGTCGCTCAGCGATTGAATAAAGCGGTAACGACGATGGATGCGCAATCCAGCGTATCCTGAAAGGATGTGCCTCTATACAAGCCGCTTCACACGCAGTAAAATCCCCGCCTTTTTCTTGTTACCGGGAGGGATAACATGTTTATCGGCTTCGACTACGGCACGGCCAACTGTTCCGTTGCACTGATGCAAAATGGCACGCCACGCCTGTTGCCACTGGAAAACGACTCTCCCTATCTCTCATCCATGCTGTGCGCGCCAACGCGTGAAGCCGTCAGCGAGTGGTTGTGGCGCCATCATCACGTGGATGCCCAGGGCGAAAATGCGCAACTGCTGCGGCGCGCCATCAGCTATAACCGCGATGAAGATATTGCCGTTGACTCTCACAGTGTACACTTCGGACAAGCGGCACTGGCGCGTTATATGGATGACCCGCAAGAAGTGTGGTTTGTGAAATCCCCCAAGTCATTTCTAGGTGCGGTAGGGCTAAAAGCACAGCAGATCGCCTTTTTTGAAGATCTGGTGTGCGCCATGATGCTGCATATTCGCCAGCAGGCAGAGCTACAGGCGGGAGATACCATCACGCAGGCGGTGATTGGTCGTCCAATCCATTTCCAAAGCATCGGTGGTGATGCTGCGGATAAGCAAGCACAGGACATTCTTGAGCGCGCAGCAACGCGTGCCGGGTTTCGTGATATCGCATTTCAGTTTGAACCTGTCGCCGCCGGGCTGGATTTTGAAGCGACGCTTCAGCAGGAAACGCGGGTGCTGGTAGTCGATATCGGCGGGGGAACGACCGACTGCTCAATGCTGCTGATGGGGCCTGAGTGGCACCGCAAGCAAGAGCGCCACGACAGTCTGCTGGGACACAGCGGGTGCCGTACCGGTGGCAACGATCTCGATATCCAACTGGCCTTCAAACAGTTTATGCCGCTGCTCGGTATGAATGGCATGACAGAAAAAGGCATTGCACTACCAACCTTGCCCTGGTGGAATGCGGTCGCTATTAACGATGTGCCGGCGCAGAGTGCGTTTTACAACTATGCAACCCGCACACTGATCAACGAGATGATCCGCGATGCGCGTGAACCGGCACAGGTCAAACGTTTATTGAGCGTATGGCAGCA
This genomic interval carries:
- a CDS encoding GNAT family N-acetyltransferase, encoding MNYQLHSTPDENEEKQILDGLWKHNDHFAPADIQPLRITLKDESGDIKGGIIARTWWGGLDIQYLWVAAEYQRNGVGRELMQMAEREAIERGCHFSYVDTFSFQARGFYIKLGYSEYGSLDGFSLKFSRHYLVKQLV
- the yegD gene encoding molecular chaperone, giving the protein MFIGFDYGTANCSVALMQNGTPRLLPLENDSPYLSSMLCAPTREAVSEWLWRHHHVDAQGENAQLLRRAISYNRDEDIAVDSHSVHFGQAALARYMDDPQEVWFVKSPKSFLGAVGLKAQQIAFFEDLVCAMMLHIRQQAELQAGDTITQAVIGRPIHFQSIGGDAADKQAQDILERAATRAGFRDIAFQFEPVAAGLDFEATLQQETRVLVVDIGGGTTDCSMLLMGPEWHRKQERHDSLLGHSGCRTGGNDLDIQLAFKQFMPLLGMNGMTEKGIALPTLPWWNAVAINDVPAQSAFYNYATRTLINEMIRDAREPAQVKRLLSVWQQRLSYRLVQQAEACKIALSDASLTEAALAFIETALATRVSAEEMVQAIAQPVSQIQTQIRQALDDSATRPDVVYLTGGSARAPQLRLAVQQALPDVAIASGDDFGSVTAGLARWAELLFER